One window of the Amycolatopsis mediterranei genome contains the following:
- a CDS encoding quinone oxidoreductase family protein translates to MPTAVQVTKTGGPEVLEPAEVDVRAPQAGELLVDVAAAGVNYIDTYQRQGTYPMELPVVLGLEGAGTVVEAGADTGFAPGDRVAWQGSIGSYAARKLVPASVAVKVPEGVSLETAAAIMLQGITAHYLVASTFEVKPGHDVLVHAAAGGVGLLLVQLAKARGARVIGTVSTEEKAKLAREAGADEVIRYDRDDFAKITRELTGGEGVDVVYDGVGKDTVDGSLASLKVRGLLALFGASSGPVPPLDPQRLNSGGSLYLTRPTSGHYTRTREEIDWRSKELFDAILAGELNVRIGGKYALADARKAHEDLQGRRTTGKLLLIP, encoded by the coding sequence ATGCCCACCGCAGTGCAGGTGACGAAGACCGGGGGCCCGGAAGTGCTCGAACCGGCCGAAGTGGACGTCCGCGCCCCGCAGGCCGGCGAACTCCTGGTCGACGTCGCCGCGGCCGGGGTCAACTACATCGACACCTACCAGCGCCAGGGCACCTACCCGATGGAGCTGCCGGTCGTGCTCGGCCTCGAGGGCGCCGGCACGGTCGTGGAGGCGGGTGCCGACACCGGCTTCGCACCCGGCGACCGCGTCGCCTGGCAGGGCTCGATCGGCAGCTACGCGGCCCGCAAGCTCGTCCCCGCGTCGGTGGCCGTCAAGGTGCCCGAGGGTGTGTCCCTGGAGACCGCGGCCGCGATCATGCTGCAGGGCATCACCGCGCACTACCTGGTCGCCTCCACCTTCGAGGTCAAGCCGGGCCACGACGTGCTCGTCCACGCGGCCGCGGGCGGCGTCGGGCTGCTCCTGGTCCAGCTGGCGAAGGCGCGCGGTGCCCGCGTCATCGGCACGGTGTCGACCGAGGAGAAGGCGAAGCTCGCCCGCGAAGCCGGCGCCGACGAGGTCATCCGCTACGATCGCGACGACTTCGCGAAGATCACCCGGGAGCTGACCGGCGGGGAGGGCGTCGACGTCGTCTACGACGGCGTCGGCAAGGACACCGTCGACGGGAGCCTGGCCAGCCTGAAGGTCCGCGGCCTGCTCGCGCTGTTCGGCGCCTCGAGCGGCCCGGTGCCGCCCCTGGACCCGCAGCGCCTCAACTCCGGCGGCTCGCTCTACCTGACCCGCCCGACGTCCGGGCACTACACGCGCACGCGGGAGGAAATCGACTGGCGGTCGAAGGAGCTGTTCGACGCCATCCTCGCGGGCGAGCTGAACGTCCGCATCGGCGGCAAGTACGCCCTGGCCGACGCCCGCAAGGCCCACGAGGACCTGCAGGGCCGCCGCACCACCGGCAAGCTCCTGCTCATCCCCTGA
- a CDS encoding ATP-grasp domain-containing protein — translation MSPTAILVGCAELPSGDGDDDAVVPALSSLGFAVSWAPWDAPADFSSADAVILRATWDYAARRAEFLAWCESVPSLFNSAAVVRWNTDKSYLVELLDAGVPVVPTSLVSPGSPASFPSSDFVVKPAVGAGSRGAARFAGGADASAHVAALHAEGHPALIQPYQSSVDTSGELALVYLGGVYSHAFTKGAMLGSTMDDSGLYLSEKLAPASPPADAVAVAEDVLDAASALLGILRAELLYARVDLVRGADGKPLLLELELTEPSLGFRQADPAAATRFASAVRQQLA, via the coding sequence GTGAGCCCCACCGCGATCCTGGTCGGCTGCGCGGAACTCCCTTCGGGTGACGGCGACGACGACGCCGTCGTGCCCGCGTTGTCCTCGCTGGGCTTTGCGGTCTCGTGGGCGCCATGGGACGCTCCGGCCGACTTTTCTTCGGCTGACGCGGTGATCCTGCGCGCGACCTGGGACTACGCGGCTCGGCGGGCGGAGTTCCTGGCGTGGTGCGAGTCGGTGCCGTCGCTGTTCAACTCCGCCGCGGTGGTGCGGTGGAACACGGACAAGTCGTACCTGGTGGAGCTGCTCGACGCGGGCGTGCCGGTGGTGCCGACTTCGCTGGTTTCGCCTGGTTCGCCGGCGTCGTTTCCTTCCTCGGACTTCGTGGTGAAGCCAGCTGTAGGGGCGGGCTCGCGGGGTGCGGCCCGGTTCGCCGGGGGAGCGGACGCTTCCGCGCACGTCGCGGCGTTGCACGCCGAGGGGCACCCGGCGCTGATCCAGCCGTACCAGTCCAGTGTGGACACTTCCGGCGAGCTCGCCCTGGTGTACCTGGGCGGGGTCTATTCGCACGCGTTCACGAAGGGCGCGATGCTCGGGTCCACAATGGACGACTCGGGGCTGTACCTGTCGGAGAAGCTGGCGCCCGCCTCGCCTCCCGCGGACGCCGTGGCCGTGGCGGAGGACGTCCTCGACGCGGCATCGGCGTTGCTGGGGATCCTGCGGGCGGAGTTGTTGTACGCGCGGGTGGATCTGGTGCGCGGCGCGGACGGGAAGCCGTTGCTGCTGGAGCTGGAGCTGACCGAGCCGTCGCTGGGCTTCCGCCAGGCGGACCCGGCCGCGGCGACGCGGTTCGCTTCGGCGGTGCGGCAGCAGCTGGCTTAG
- a CDS encoding acyl-CoA desaturase, which produces MTSRTAPKPLISHRRGTGEMIVLKTFLLVPFAALLIAVPLVWGWGMSWIDLILAAAFYTFATLGVTVGFHRYFTHGAFKASRPLRVLLAIAGSMAVQGSVIFWVASHRRHHAFADREGDPHSPWLFGTSPSALLRGFWHAHMGWMFGREVTNADRFAPDLVADPDVRWVNRYFWLWITLSLALPAVLGGLISWSWWGVVTAFFWAGLVRIAFLHHVTWSVNSVCHLIGERPFASRDKAANFWPLALLSMGESWHNSHHADPTCARHGVLRGQVDVSARVIWAFERFGWATDVRWPRADRLAAKRA; this is translated from the coding sequence ATGACGTCGCGCACCGCGCCCAAGCCGCTGATCTCCCACCGCCGCGGCACCGGCGAGATGATCGTGCTCAAGACCTTCCTGCTGGTGCCGTTCGCGGCCCTGCTCATCGCGGTCCCGCTGGTGTGGGGCTGGGGCATGAGCTGGATCGACCTCATCCTCGCGGCGGCGTTCTACACGTTCGCAACGCTCGGGGTGACGGTCGGCTTCCACCGGTACTTCACCCACGGCGCGTTCAAGGCGTCGCGTCCCCTGCGGGTGCTGCTGGCCATCGCGGGCAGCATGGCGGTGCAGGGCTCGGTGATCTTCTGGGTGGCCAGTCACCGCCGCCACCACGCGTTCGCCGACCGCGAGGGCGACCCGCACTCGCCGTGGCTGTTCGGCACTTCCCCGTCGGCCCTGCTGCGCGGCTTCTGGCACGCGCACATGGGCTGGATGTTCGGCCGCGAGGTGACCAACGCGGACCGCTTCGCCCCCGACCTGGTGGCGGACCCGGACGTCCGCTGGGTGAACCGGTACTTCTGGCTGTGGATCACGTTGAGCCTGGCCCTGCCGGCGGTCCTGGGCGGCCTGATCTCGTGGTCCTGGTGGGGCGTGGTGACGGCGTTCTTCTGGGCGGGCCTGGTGCGCATCGCGTTCCTGCACCACGTGACGTGGTCGGTGAACTCGGTCTGCCACTTGATCGGCGAGAGGCCGTTCGCCAGCCGCGACAAGGCGGCGAACTTCTGGCCGCTGGCGTTGCTGTCGATGGGCGAGTCCTGGCACAACTCCCACCACGCGGATCCGACGTGCGCCCGGCACGGGGTGCTGCGGGGGCAGGTGGACGTTTCGGCGCGGGTGATCTGGGCGTTCGAGCGGTTCGGGTGGGCGACCGACGTGCGGTGGCCGCGAGCGGACCGGCTGGCCGCGAAGCGGGCCTGA
- a CDS encoding COX15/CtaA family protein: protein MPFTSLVARLPFPSAAVQRAVGIAAVLAQALIGVTGSIVRVTGSGLGCPTWPQCVAGSLVPKHDSGIDALNQWIEFGNRLLTGVVIIVAAIAVVTAWRVQIDHPGRKRLVKLAWTMPGGVVLQAVVGGLTVLAKLEWWTVAIHFLATTPLVWLAVLLLRAFHEGDEPARPLVPAAGRTILVLLAAVMWLVLAAGTTVTGAGPHSGDINTHRLDAPVETLAQVHGGLLVLYLLLLAVFGLQLLRVGAPKSLWRRYTVVWVVAVAQGGLGSLQYALGVPEAMVSFHVLGAMAVIVATASLWTGSRDRGPVTSLTAAPRELTAA from the coding sequence GTGCCGTTCACCAGCCTCGTCGCCCGTCTGCCGTTTCCGTCCGCCGCCGTGCAGCGGGCCGTCGGGATCGCCGCGGTCCTCGCGCAGGCGCTGATCGGCGTCACCGGGTCCATCGTGCGCGTCACCGGGTCCGGGCTCGGCTGCCCGACCTGGCCCCAGTGCGTCGCCGGCAGCCTCGTGCCGAAGCACGACTCCGGGATCGACGCGCTCAACCAGTGGATCGAGTTCGGCAACCGGCTGCTCACCGGCGTCGTCATCATCGTCGCCGCCATCGCGGTCGTCACGGCGTGGCGCGTGCAGATCGACCACCCCGGCCGCAAGCGCCTGGTCAAGCTGGCCTGGACGATGCCCGGCGGCGTCGTGCTGCAGGCCGTCGTCGGCGGGCTCACCGTGCTCGCGAAGCTGGAGTGGTGGACTGTCGCCATCCACTTCCTGGCGACGACCCCGCTCGTCTGGCTGGCCGTCCTGCTGCTGCGCGCGTTCCACGAAGGCGACGAACCCGCCCGGCCGCTGGTCCCGGCGGCCGGCCGCACGATCCTGGTCCTGCTCGCCGCCGTGATGTGGCTGGTGCTCGCGGCGGGTACCACGGTGACCGGCGCCGGCCCGCACAGCGGCGACATCAACACTCACCGCCTCGACGCTCCGGTCGAGACGCTCGCCCAGGTCCACGGCGGGCTGCTGGTGCTCTACCTGCTGCTGCTCGCGGTGTTCGGCCTCCAGCTGCTGCGCGTCGGCGCCCCGAAGAGCCTCTGGCGGCGCTACACGGTGGTCTGGGTGGTCGCCGTCGCGCAGGGAGGTCTCGGTTCGCTGCAGTACGCGCTGGGCGTACCGGAGGCGATGGTGTCGTTCCACGTCCTGGGCGCGATGGCGGTCATCGTCGCGACGGCGTCCCTGTGGACCGGCAGCCGCGACCGCGGCCCGGTGACATCGCTGACAGCGGCGCCCCGGGAACTCACGGCCGCCTGA
- a CDS encoding ABC transporter permease: MSVFEPGVFTPAPGRGSLGRMLRTHARVEVSLTLRHGEQVLLTLLIPLALLIGLSLLDILPASSLGSTSKVDWITPRILALAVMSSAFTGQAIALGFDRRYGVLKRLSATALPRWLLVAGRLAAALVVVALQSVIIGVVAAFLGWSPSLSGLLSALVLLVLGTLAFGALGVLLGGALRAEAVLALANIVWFALLLAGGILLAPSSLPSGLARVVELLPSGALAEGMRAALVDGVFAPGPMAVLAVWAVVAGAVASRTTKLT; encoded by the coding sequence ATGAGCGTGTTCGAGCCCGGCGTGTTCACCCCGGCGCCCGGCCGGGGGTCCCTGGGCCGGATGTTGCGCACGCACGCGCGCGTCGAGGTGAGCCTGACGTTGCGCCACGGCGAGCAGGTGCTGCTGACCCTGTTGATCCCGCTGGCGTTGCTGATCGGGCTGTCCCTGCTGGACATCCTGCCGGCGTCCTCGCTCGGCTCGACGTCCAAAGTGGACTGGATCACCCCCCGCATCCTGGCGCTGGCGGTGATGTCCTCGGCGTTCACCGGCCAGGCGATCGCCCTCGGCTTCGACCGGCGCTACGGGGTGCTGAAGCGCCTCTCGGCGACGGCGTTGCCGCGCTGGCTGCTGGTGGCGGGCCGGCTGGCGGCGGCGCTGGTGGTCGTGGCCCTGCAGTCGGTGATCATCGGCGTGGTGGCGGCGTTCCTGGGCTGGTCGCCGTCGCTGTCCGGGCTTTTGTCGGCCTTGGTGCTGCTTGTGTTGGGGACGCTCGCGTTCGGTGCGCTGGGTGTGCTGCTGGGCGGCGCCCTGCGGGCGGAGGCCGTGCTGGCGCTGGCGAACATCGTGTGGTTCGCCCTGCTGCTGGCGGGCGGCATCCTGCTGGCGCCGTCTTCCCTGCCCTCGGGGCTGGCGCGCGTGGTGGAGCTGCTGCCGTCGGGCGCACTGGCGGAGGGGATGCGAGCGGCGCTGGTCGACGGGGTGTTCGCGCCCGGGCCGATGGCGGTGCTCGCGGTCTGGGCGGTGGTCGCGGGCGCGGTGGCTTCGCGGACGACGAAGCTCACCTGA
- a CDS encoding ABC transporter ATP-binding protein: protein MSVPAVEISGLVKSYGSTRAVDGFDLRMERGSLLALLGPNGAGKTTTVEICEGFLRADAGSVHVLGLDPVRESAELRPRVGIMPQGGGAYPGVRADEMLNLVASCAATPLDPAWLLDVLGLASVRRTPFKRLSGGQQQRLSLACALVGRPELVFLDEPTAGMDPQARRLVWDLLGALRADGVSVLLTTHLMEEAEALADTVVIMDHGKVVVSGAPQSLTMDETGNAGLRFKARTRLDTALLTAALPEGYAVRESAPGTYVVVGSVDPQVVSTVTAWCAQQGVLPEELQVGKRTLEEVFLELTGRELRA from the coding sequence GTGAGTGTCCCTGCCGTCGAGATCAGCGGGCTGGTCAAAAGCTACGGCTCCACCCGCGCGGTCGACGGCTTCGACCTGCGGATGGAGCGCGGCAGCCTGCTCGCCCTGCTCGGCCCGAACGGGGCCGGCAAGACCACCACCGTCGAGATCTGCGAAGGCTTCCTCCGCGCTGACGCCGGTTCGGTGCACGTGCTCGGCCTCGACCCGGTCCGCGAGTCGGCCGAGTTGCGTCCCCGCGTCGGGATCATGCCCCAGGGCGGCGGCGCCTACCCCGGCGTCCGCGCCGACGAGATGCTGAACCTGGTCGCCTCCTGCGCCGCCACCCCGCTGGACCCGGCGTGGCTGCTGGACGTCCTCGGCCTGGCCTCGGTGCGGCGGACGCCGTTCAAGCGCCTCTCCGGCGGCCAGCAGCAGCGGCTTTCGCTGGCGTGCGCCCTGGTCGGGCGCCCGGAGCTGGTGTTCCTCGACGAGCCGACCGCCGGGATGGACCCGCAGGCCCGGCGCCTGGTGTGGGACCTGCTGGGCGCGCTGCGCGCCGACGGCGTCTCGGTGCTGCTGACCACGCACCTGATGGAGGAGGCCGAGGCGCTGGCCGACACGGTGGTGATCATGGACCACGGCAAGGTCGTCGTGTCCGGCGCGCCGCAGTCGCTGACGATGGACGAGACGGGCAACGCGGGGCTGCGGTTCAAGGCCCGCACGCGGCTCGACACGGCCCTGCTGACCGCGGCGCTGCCGGAGGGTTACGCGGTGCGCGAGTCGGCGCCGGGGACGTACGTGGTGGTGGGCTCGGTCGACCCGCAGGTGGTGTCGACGGTGACGGCGTGGTGCGCGCAGCAGGGCGTGCTGCCGGAGGAACTGCAGGTCGGCAAGCGGACCCTGGAAGAGGTCTTCCTGGAGCTGACCGGACGGGAGCTGCGGGCATGA
- the mptB gene encoding polyprenol phosphomannose-dependent alpha 1,6 mannosyltransferase MptB: MARLETGSAHPVTLSPVHPREPLPLEAAEQRGLDVVRRFGTVGSLFLALGSLGAGAAPVINPVQEIPVLRLFTRIPTVSLAIAISGMGILVLSWLMLGRFAQPSRTRLASQGQLARTIALWVLPLLVIPPLFSRDVYSYLAQSEIVHRGMDPYTLGPAQALGVADKFTAGVSNMWRETPAPYGPVVLRLGGWLAPLAGNSIAVGVLLQRVLALAGVVLIVWALPRLARRFGVQPATALWLGALNPLLIFHFVAGAHNDALAVGLMLAGLEVGIRRLPIRVKGDTPPPLARGELLYIGLGVAIITLGVAVKLPAVFALPFFAVMVARRWHGRLKDLFVAGVPMALWFGVVLVAVCFGTGLGFGWFGATFNTPGLVRSWISPTAELANLSGVLGIALGLGNHTDALVPILGVLGYLVAVGITVKFLWDSFKWRYRPIIGLGVSMGAVMILQINLQPWYVLWAVIPLAAAAGTSRFRVAAAVLSAALPFLLPPTGSTFDGRPYVLPFAYVAAIVVCGGGMLIVRRLAPVLLSKPSPRVPEPVDAVS, from the coding sequence GTGGCACGGCTCGAAACCGGCAGTGCCCACCCGGTGACGCTCTCCCCGGTCCACCCCCGCGAACCGCTCCCCCTGGAGGCCGCCGAGCAGCGCGGGCTGGACGTCGTCCGCCGCTTCGGCACGGTCGGCTCGCTCTTCCTCGCGCTCGGCTCCCTCGGCGCCGGCGCCGCCCCGGTGATCAACCCGGTGCAGGAGATCCCGGTGCTGCGGCTGTTCACCCGGATCCCGACGGTCTCGCTGGCCATCGCCATCTCCGGGATGGGCATCCTGGTGCTGAGCTGGCTGATGCTCGGCCGGTTCGCCCAGCCCAGCCGCACCCGGCTGGCGTCGCAGGGCCAGCTCGCGCGCACCATCGCGCTGTGGGTGCTGCCGCTGCTGGTCATCCCGCCGCTGTTCTCCCGCGACGTCTACAGCTACCTCGCCCAGAGCGAGATCGTGCACCGCGGGATGGACCCCTACACCCTCGGCCCGGCGCAGGCCCTCGGCGTCGCGGACAAGTTCACCGCGGGCGTGTCGAACATGTGGCGGGAGACGCCGGCGCCGTACGGGCCGGTCGTGCTGCGCCTCGGCGGCTGGCTCGCCCCGCTGGCCGGCAACAGCATCGCGGTCGGCGTGCTGCTGCAGCGCGTGCTCGCGCTGGCCGGCGTGGTCCTCATCGTCTGGGCGCTGCCGCGGCTGGCCCGGCGGTTCGGCGTCCAGCCCGCGACCGCGCTGTGGCTCGGCGCCCTGAACCCGCTGCTGATCTTCCACTTCGTCGCGGGCGCCCACAACGACGCGCTCGCCGTCGGCCTGATGCTCGCCGGGCTGGAGGTGGGCATCCGGCGGCTGCCGATCCGGGTGAAGGGCGACACCCCGCCCCCGCTCGCGCGCGGGGAGCTGCTGTACATCGGGCTCGGCGTCGCGATCATCACCCTCGGCGTCGCGGTGAAGCTGCCCGCGGTGTTCGCGTTGCCGTTCTTCGCGGTGATGGTGGCCCGGCGCTGGCACGGCCGCCTCAAGGACCTGTTCGTGGCCGGCGTGCCGATGGCGCTGTGGTTCGGCGTGGTCCTGGTCGCCGTCTGCTTCGGCACCGGGCTCGGCTTCGGCTGGTTCGGGGCGACGTTCAACACCCCCGGCCTGGTCCGCTCCTGGATCTCCCCCACCGCCGAGCTGGCCAACCTCTCCGGCGTCCTCGGCATCGCGCTCGGGCTGGGCAACCACACCGACGCGCTGGTGCCGATCCTCGGCGTGCTCGGCTACCTCGTCGCCGTCGGGATCACCGTCAAGTTCCTGTGGGACAGCTTCAAGTGGCGCTACCGGCCGATCATCGGGCTCGGCGTCTCGATGGGCGCGGTGATGATCCTGCAGATCAACCTGCAGCCCTGGTACGTGCTCTGGGCGGTGATCCCGCTCGCCGCCGCGGCCGGGACCTCGCGGTTCCGGGTGGCGGCGGCGGTGCTGTCGGCCGCCCTGCCGTTCCTCCTCCCGCCGACGGGCAGCACCTTCGACGGCCGCCCGTACGTGCTGCCGTTCGCCTACGTCGCGGCGATCGTCGTCTGTGGCGGCGGGATGCTGATCGTGCGGCGGCTCGCTCCCGTGTTGCTCTCCAAGCCGTCCCCGCGGGTGCCCGAGCCGGTCGACGCCGTATCGTGA
- a CDS encoding helix-turn-helix transcriptional regulator, with amino-acid sequence MPRALHPHVPSQVSAEGKTRQEVARLLLEQGPMTAVVVAEQLGISPTAVRRHLDALLADGEAETRDAPRRGPRGRGRPAKLFLLTEPGRARFGHAYDDLAVSAIRFLAEHAGEDAVRAFAEQRIEKLVGPHRSAITAPGDPAARAEALATALSREGYAASTRQIGAGALEKQAPGQNTGAQLCQHHCPVAHVAAEFPQLCEAETEAFAKLLGTHVQRLATIARGDSVCTTHVPVTAGQPAHPEPVSTEPPRAAPLRSPEEARIPNGGKPA; translated from the coding sequence ATGCCGCGTGCCCTGCACCCGCACGTTCCGTCGCAGGTCAGCGCCGAGGGCAAGACCCGCCAGGAGGTCGCCCGGCTGCTGCTGGAACAGGGTCCCATGACCGCCGTCGTGGTCGCCGAGCAGCTCGGGATCAGCCCCACCGCCGTCCGTCGGCACCTGGACGCTCTTCTCGCGGATGGCGAAGCCGAGACGCGGGACGCGCCGCGGCGAGGACCCCGGGGCCGGGGCCGTCCGGCGAAGCTCTTCCTGCTGACCGAGCCCGGCCGCGCCCGCTTCGGGCACGCCTACGACGACCTGGCCGTCTCCGCCATCCGCTTCCTGGCCGAGCACGCCGGGGAAGACGCTGTCCGCGCCTTCGCCGAGCAGCGCATCGAGAAGCTGGTCGGCCCGCACCGCTCCGCGATCACCGCACCGGGTGATCCGGCGGCCCGCGCGGAGGCCCTCGCGACCGCGCTGAGCAGGGAAGGCTACGCTGCGTCGACCCGCCAGATCGGCGCTGGTGCCCTCGAAAAGCAGGCGCCGGGGCAGAACACCGGGGCCCAGCTCTGCCAGCACCACTGTCCGGTCGCCCACGTGGCCGCGGAGTTCCCGCAGCTGTGCGAGGCCGAGACCGAGGCGTTCGCCAAGCTGCTGGGCACCCACGTCCAGCGGCTGGCGACCATCGCACGCGGTGACTCCGTGTGCACCACCCACGTACCCGTCACGGCGGGTCAGCCGGCCCATCCCGAGCCGGTAAGCACAGAGCCTCCGAGGGCGGCCCCGCTGCGGTCCCCGGAGGAAGCACGGATCCCGAATGGAGGGAAACCCGCATGA
- the sufB gene encoding Fe-S cluster assembly protein SufB: MTAAAEQRTPTTAPLSQEETIESLGKYAFGWADSDEAGASARRGLNEDVVTDISGKKSEPEWMREARLKALKLFEKKPMPNWGADLSGIDFENIKYFVRSTEKQATSWEDLPEDIKNTYDRLGIPEAEKQRLVAGVAAQYESEVVYHQIREDLEEQGVLFLDTDSALKQHPELFQEYFGSVIPAGDNKFSALNTAVWSGGSFIYVPKGVHVEIPLQAYFRINTENMGQFERTLIIVDEDAYVHYVEGCTAPIYQSDSLHSAVVEIIVKKGARCRYTTIQNWSNNVYNLVTKRAKCEEGATMEWIDGNIGSKVTMKYPSVFLMGEHAKGEVLSVAFAGEGQHQDAGAKMEHLAPYTSSTIVSKSVARGGGRTSYRGLVRVAKRAHHSRSSVVCDALLVDTISRSDTYPYVDIRNDEVSMGHEATVSKVSEDQLFYLMSRGLDEAEAMAMIVRGFVEPIARELPMEYALELNRLIELQMEGSVG, encoded by the coding sequence ATGACTGCCGCTGCCGAGCAGCGCACTCCCACCACCGCGCCACTGAGCCAGGAAGAGACCATCGAGTCCCTTGGCAAGTACGCGTTCGGCTGGGCCGACTCCGACGAGGCGGGCGCCAGCGCCCGTCGCGGGCTGAACGAGGATGTCGTCACCGACATCTCCGGGAAGAAGTCCGAACCGGAGTGGATGCGCGAAGCGCGACTGAAGGCGCTCAAGCTCTTCGAGAAGAAGCCCATGCCCAACTGGGGGGCCGACCTCTCCGGGATCGACTTCGAGAACATCAAGTACTTCGTGCGGTCCACGGAGAAGCAGGCCACCTCCTGGGAGGACCTGCCCGAGGACATCAAGAACACGTACGACCGGCTCGGCATCCCCGAGGCGGAGAAGCAGCGCCTCGTCGCCGGGGTCGCCGCGCAGTACGAGTCCGAGGTCGTCTACCACCAGATCCGCGAGGACCTGGAAGAGCAGGGCGTCCTGTTCCTGGACACCGACTCCGCGCTCAAGCAGCACCCGGAGCTGTTCCAGGAGTACTTCGGCTCGGTCATCCCGGCCGGCGACAACAAGTTCTCCGCGCTGAACACGGCGGTGTGGTCCGGCGGCTCGTTCATCTACGTGCCGAAGGGCGTGCACGTCGAGATCCCGCTGCAGGCCTACTTCCGGATCAACACCGAGAACATGGGCCAGTTCGAGCGCACCCTGATCATCGTCGACGAAGACGCCTACGTGCACTACGTCGAGGGTTGCACGGCGCCGATCTACCAGTCCGACTCGCTGCACTCGGCGGTCGTGGAGATCATCGTCAAGAAGGGCGCCCGCTGCCGCTACACGACCATCCAGAACTGGTCGAACAACGTCTACAACCTGGTCACCAAGCGCGCCAAGTGCGAAGAGGGCGCGACCATGGAATGGATCGACGGCAACATCGGTTCCAAGGTGACGATGAAGTACCCGTCGGTGTTCCTCATGGGCGAGCACGCCAAGGGCGAGGTCCTGTCGGTCGCGTTCGCGGGCGAGGGCCAGCACCAGGACGCGGGCGCCAAGATGGAGCACCTCGCGCCGTACACGTCCTCGACCATCGTGTCGAAGTCGGTGGCGCGCGGCGGCGGCCGCACCTCCTACCGCGGCCTGGTCCGCGTGGCGAAGCGCGCGCACCACTCGCGCTCCAGCGTCGTCTGCGACGCGCTGCTGGTGGACACCATCTCGCGCTCGGACACGTACCCGTACGTGGACATCCGCAACGACGAGGTGTCGATGGGCCACGAGGCCACGGTGTCCAAGGTCAGCGAAGACCAGCTGTTCTACCTGATGTCGCGCGGCCTCGACGAGGCCGAAGCGATGGCGATGATCGTGCGCGGCTTCGTGGAGCCGATCGCCCGTGAGCTGCCGATGGAGTACGCGCTCGAGCTGAACCGCCTGATCGAGCTCCAGATGGAAGGGTCCGTCGGCTAG
- the sufD gene encoding Fe-S cluster assembly protein SufD, which translates to MSVTENNVSEALREGAVIPAASRAERFTSYDVEAFEVPGGREENWRFTPMKRLRGLHDGSATATGEITIDVEAAPELKIETVGRDDERLGAAGVPSDRIAAQAYSAFTKATVVTVPKETKASKPSVLRIHGPGEDQVAYGHLQVRAEAFAEAVIVLDHVGSGTYADNVEFVIGDGAKVTVVSVQDWADDAVHVSEQHLKLGRDAALRHTVITLGGDLVRVSPTATFADKGGDVEMLGVYFADRGQHQEHRLFVDHAVPNCKSRVMYKGALQGEGAHTVWIGDVLIRAAAEATDTYELNRNLVLTPGARADSVPNLEIETGEIEGAGHASATGRFDDEQLFYLQSRGIAEEAARRLVVRGFFHEILVKIDVPEVRERLEAAIEAELEAVGA; encoded by the coding sequence ATGTCGGTTACCGAGAACAACGTTTCCGAGGCTCTTCGCGAGGGGGCGGTCATTCCGGCCGCCTCCCGCGCGGAGCGCTTCACCTCCTACGACGTCGAGGCCTTCGAGGTCCCGGGCGGCCGCGAGGAGAACTGGCGCTTCACGCCGATGAAGCGCCTTCGCGGCCTTCACGACGGCAGCGCCACCGCGACCGGCGAGATCACCATCGATGTCGAGGCCGCGCCCGAGCTGAAGATCGAGACCGTCGGCCGGGACGACGAGCGGCTGGGTGCCGCCGGTGTCCCGAGCGACCGGATCGCCGCCCAGGCGTACTCGGCGTTCACCAAGGCCACCGTCGTGACGGTGCCGAAGGAGACCAAGGCGTCGAAGCCGTCGGTGCTGCGCATCCACGGGCCGGGCGAGGACCAGGTCGCCTACGGGCACCTGCAGGTCCGCGCCGAGGCGTTCGCGGAGGCCGTCATCGTGCTCGACCACGTCGGTTCCGGCACCTACGCCGACAACGTCGAGTTCGTCATCGGCGACGGCGCCAAGGTCACCGTGGTCAGCGTCCAGGACTGGGCCGACGACGCGGTGCACGTCTCCGAGCAGCACCTGAAGCTGGGCCGCGACGCCGCGCTGCGGCACACCGTGATCACCCTCGGCGGCGACCTCGTGCGGGTCTCGCCGACCGCGACGTTCGCCGACAAGGGCGGCGACGTCGAGATGCTCGGCGTCTACTTCGCCGACCGGGGCCAGCACCAGGAGCACCGGCTCTTCGTCGACCACGCGGTGCCGAACTGCAAGTCGCGCGTGATGTACAAGGGCGCGCTGCAGGGCGAAGGCGCACACACGGTGTGGATCGGCGACGTCCTGATCCGCGCCGCGGCCGAGGCCACCGACACCTACGAGCTCAACCGCAACCTGGTGCTCACCCCCGGCGCCCGCGCGGACTCGGTGCCGAACCTCGAGATCGAGACCGGCGAGATCGAAGGCGCCGGCCACGCGAGCGCGACGGGAAGGTTCGACGACGAGCAGTTGTTCTACCTGCAGTCGCGCGGGATCGCCGAAGAAGCCGCGCGGCGCCTGGTCGTGCGCGGGTTCTTCCACGAGATCCTGGTCAAGATCGACGTCCCCGAGGTGCGCGAGCGCCTCGAAGCGGCGATCGAAGCCGAGCTCGAAGCCGTTGGCGCCTGA